One segment of Paenibacillus rhizovicinus DNA contains the following:
- the fahA gene encoding fumarylacetoacetase has product MSRSFIEVEPDSHFPIQNLPYGVFRPLQGGDPRIGVAIGRYVLDLAALDEAGCFGHTAVHGKGVFAQPSLNAFMAMGRPVWQEVRSTVARLLDNDEPLLRDNDSLRMRVLRLQSEVELLLPAEIGDYTDFYASEAHATNVGTLFRGKDNALMPNWRHLPVGYHGRASSVVVSGTEVRRPQGQLKPPDAAAPVFGPSRQLDFELEMGWLIGAGNEQGRPIPIAEAEDHLFGLVLVNDWSARDIQAWEYQPLGPFLGKSFATSISPWVVPLEALAPFRVPALKQDPEPLPYLRHDGKAGSSSYDIHLEVSLQSEAMVSAERISASNYRHLYWTIAQQVAHHTVGGCNLRPGDLLASGTISGEKQEARGCMLELTWRGTEPIRLNGGEERVWLADGDRLTLSGWCQGDGYRVGFGVVTGLVLPALRMT; this is encoded by the coding sequence ATGTCGCGTTCATTTATCGAAGTCGAGCCGGATTCGCATTTTCCGATTCAAAATTTGCCCTATGGCGTATTTCGTCCGCTGCAAGGCGGCGACCCGCGTATCGGCGTTGCGATCGGTCGCTATGTGTTGGACCTAGCGGCGCTTGATGAAGCGGGTTGTTTCGGGCATACGGCCGTTCACGGTAAAGGCGTCTTTGCGCAACCGTCGCTGAATGCGTTTATGGCCATGGGCCGTCCGGTCTGGCAAGAGGTTCGTTCTACCGTAGCTCGGCTGCTGGACAATGATGAACCCTTGCTTCGGGATAACGATTCCCTGAGAATGCGCGTCCTGCGCTTGCAAAGCGAAGTCGAACTGCTGCTGCCTGCAGAGATTGGGGATTATACGGATTTCTATGCCTCGGAGGCTCATGCAACGAATGTAGGCACGTTGTTCCGCGGCAAGGATAATGCGCTCATGCCGAATTGGCGTCATCTTCCGGTCGGTTATCACGGCAGAGCCAGCTCCGTAGTGGTCAGCGGTACGGAGGTTCGTCGTCCACAGGGTCAATTGAAACCGCCGGATGCCGCTGCCCCCGTGTTCGGACCGAGTCGCCAGCTTGATTTTGAATTGGAGATGGGCTGGTTGATCGGAGCCGGCAACGAGCAAGGTCGGCCCATACCGATCGCGGAAGCCGAAGACCATCTATTCGGACTTGTTCTCGTAAACGACTGGAGCGCGCGGGATATTCAAGCCTGGGAGTACCAGCCGCTAGGTCCGTTTCTTGGCAAAAGCTTCGCTACCTCCATATCGCCATGGGTCGTGCCCCTTGAAGCGCTGGCGCCATTTCGCGTTCCCGCGCTGAAGCAGGATCCGGAACCGTTGCCGTATTTGAGGCACGACGGAAAAGCAGGCTCGAGTTCGTACGATATTCATCTTGAAGTTTCCTTGCAAAGCGAAGCGATGGTGTCAGCCGAACGGATTTCGGCCAGCAACTATCGACATCTGTATTGGACGATTGCGCAGCAAGTCGCGCATCACACGGTAGGCGGCTGCAATTTGCGGCCTGGCGATTTGCTGGCATCCGGAACGATTAGCGGGGAGAAGCAAGAAGCGCGAGGCTGCATGCTGGAATTAACTTGGCGCGGTACAGAGCCGATACGGTTGAATGGCGGCGAGGAGCGGGTTTGGCTTGCGGACGGCGACCGTCTCACCCTGAGCGGCTGGTGCCAAGGCGACGGCTATCGTGTCGGTTTCGGCGTGGTCACCGGCCTAGTATTGCCGGCATTACGCATGACCTGA
- a CDS encoding aromatic amino acid hydroxylase, producing MRKLPPHLKPYVSEQHYERYTPIDHAVWRYVMRQNRHALQDRAHDAYRNGLAQSGIGTERIPRVSEMNACLAQIGWGAVIVNGLIPGPVFYELLANGVLPIAAEIRKLTNLEYTPAPDIIHEAAGHAPILFDPEYRAYVRQIGAIGTRAFSVKEKQDAFDALRRLTIVMEDPASTAEEKAAAQQAVEEKQKATSGMTEAEMVSRLFWTTAEYGLIGDLQDPKIYGAGLLSSVGESKHCYTEAVAKIPYSVESCTEHPKVVTQMQTRLFVCGSFEELKAGAEALANTMAYRIGGTESLERAQRSKMIATFTYNSGLSVTGIVHALIKDDQGEAVYVNTIGETALTVEKQPLGGHGKDVHAKGFGSPIGLLQGKLALDACDDQALAQLGVIPGNHADLRFESGIHVTGRLKRIIRNEQQVVLLSFEDCTVLWDGRELYKKEWGAYDMAVGSRIVAAYPGEADPASVSVTEEEPDPVQESEAEAIMELGLELLMEAPVPLSELERLYQHVAVIREKNMNNITEESIRELDGIYRVLCGSYPNDWLLRLELLELAGTIPIPDLVQMSIALKDELHALSQVDSLANVINNGLAIL from the coding sequence TTGAGAAAGCTTCCGCCACATTTGAAACCCTACGTCTCGGAACAGCATTATGAACGATACACGCCGATTGATCATGCCGTATGGCGGTATGTCATGCGCCAGAATCGACATGCCTTACAGGATAGAGCTCACGATGCGTATAGGAACGGGCTGGCGCAGTCCGGCATTGGTACGGAGCGAATTCCGCGCGTGTCGGAGATGAACGCTTGCTTGGCGCAAATCGGCTGGGGCGCGGTTATCGTGAATGGACTTATTCCTGGCCCCGTCTTCTATGAACTATTGGCCAATGGGGTCTTGCCGATCGCAGCCGAAATCCGTAAACTAACGAATTTGGAATATACGCCGGCGCCGGATATTATCCATGAAGCTGCCGGTCATGCACCGATCTTATTCGATCCGGAATATCGCGCGTATGTACGGCAAATCGGAGCGATCGGGACTAGAGCGTTCTCCGTCAAAGAGAAACAAGACGCATTCGACGCGCTGCGGCGATTGACGATCGTGATGGAGGATCCGGCGTCCACCGCGGAAGAGAAGGCGGCAGCCCAACAGGCCGTGGAGGAAAAGCAGAAGGCAACCAGCGGCATGACGGAAGCTGAGATGGTTTCCCGATTATTTTGGACGACCGCCGAGTATGGCTTAATTGGAGACCTGCAGGATCCGAAGATCTACGGTGCCGGTCTATTGTCATCCGTTGGCGAGAGCAAACACTGCTATACCGAGGCGGTAGCGAAAATCCCTTATTCCGTTGAATCCTGCACGGAGCACCCGAAAGTCGTGACCCAGATGCAGACACGGTTGTTCGTTTGCGGCAGCTTCGAAGAATTGAAGGCCGGCGCTGAAGCACTGGCGAACACGATGGCTTACCGGATCGGCGGCACGGAGAGTTTGGAGCGAGCGCAGCGCTCAAAGATGATTGCGACATTTACCTACAATTCTGGCCTTAGCGTCACAGGCATCGTGCATGCGCTAATCAAAGATGACCAAGGGGAAGCCGTCTACGTGAACACGATCGGGGAAACCGCGTTGACAGTGGAAAAGCAGCCTTTGGGCGGTCACGGCAAAGACGTACATGCGAAAGGCTTCGGATCGCCGATCGGCCTGCTTCAAGGTAAACTGGCACTAGATGCATGCGACGATCAAGCGCTGGCACAGCTTGGCGTGATTCCAGGAAACCACGCGGATCTTCGCTTCGAAAGCGGCATTCACGTGACGGGACGATTGAAGCGGATCATCCGCAACGAGCAGCAGGTTGTTCTGCTTTCATTCGAGGATTGCACGGTGTTATGGGATGGGAGAGAGCTGTACAAGAAAGAATGGGGCGCTTACGATATGGCCGTCGGCTCGCGGATCGTTGCTGCGTACCCTGGGGAAGCTGATCCTGCGTCGGTGTCGGTAACGGAAGAGGAACCGGACCCGGTACAGGAATCGGAAGCGGAAGCGATAATGGAACTGGGACTGGAACTATTAATGGAGGCGCCTGTACCTTTATCCGAATTGGAGCGTCTCTATCAGCACGTCGCAGTAATTAGAGAGAAGAACATGAATAACATTACAGAGGAAAGCATTCGGGAGCTTGACGGCATCTATCGAGTACTGTGCGGTTCCTATCCAAATGATTGGCTGCTGCGATTAGAGTTGCTGGAGCTCGCCGGGACGATTCCGATTCCGGATTTGGTGCAGATGTCGATCGCATTGAAAGATGAGTTACATGCGCTCAGTCAGGTGGATTCGTTAGCGAATGTGATTAATAATGGATTAGCCATTCTTTAA
- a CDS encoding cupin domain-containing protein, with protein sequence MAKHEEVKNGVIFPVGEKNEAFAQYFVGQSYLKTLVADQNVNVGVGNVTFEPGCRNNWHIHRNGFQLLLVTGGEGWYQEEGKPAQFLKAGDVVVTHDGVKHWHGASKDSWFEHIAITAGRPEWLEPVSDEEYNKL encoded by the coding sequence GTGGCAAAACATGAAGAAGTTAAAAACGGCGTCATTTTCCCGGTGGGGGAGAAAAATGAAGCCTTTGCGCAATACTTTGTGGGACAAAGCTATTTGAAAACGCTGGTTGCTGATCAGAACGTTAATGTAGGCGTCGGAAACGTGACCTTTGAACCGGGTTGCCGTAACAACTGGCATATCCATCGAAACGGTTTTCAGCTCCTTTTGGTAACAGGCGGCGAAGGCTGGTATCAGGAAGAGGGCAAGCCTGCTCAGTTTCTAAAGGCCGGCGATGTAGTTGTTACACATGATGGGGTAAAGCACTGGCACGGCGCCTCAAAAGACAGCTGGTTCGAGCATATTGCTATTACGGCGGGTAGGCCGGAATGGCTCGAGCCTGTATCAGACGAAGAATATAACAAACTTTAA
- a CDS encoding aldo/keto reductase, translated as MQKVTLNNGVEMPVLGFGVFQIPDAEECEQCAVDAITAGYRLIDTAASYQNEVAVGNAVKRSGVPRDELFITTKLWIQDSGYEQTKRALEKSLAKLQLDYLDLYLIHQPIGDVYGSWRAMEEMYREGKIRAIGVSNFTADRLVDLIIHNDVTPAVNQVEVHPFYQQHEYAKFMREHHVQMESWGPLVQGKHNVFQNDVLQSIAERHQKTVAQVILRWMTQRGVVAIPKSVRKERIIENISIFDFELTQEEFEKIATLDTNQSLYPQANRPETIQWLADRKLDL; from the coding sequence ATGCAAAAGGTCACTTTAAATAATGGGGTGGAGATGCCCGTTCTGGGCTTTGGCGTCTTTCAGATTCCGGACGCGGAGGAATGCGAGCAATGTGCTGTCGATGCCATTACTGCAGGCTATCGACTGATCGATACGGCGGCTTCTTATCAAAATGAAGTCGCGGTTGGCAATGCCGTTAAACGCAGCGGCGTACCCAGAGACGAGCTGTTCATTACGACGAAGCTTTGGATCCAAGATAGCGGTTATGAGCAAACGAAAAGGGCATTGGAAAAATCGCTTGCCAAACTGCAGCTCGATTATTTGGATTTGTATCTGATCCATCAACCCATAGGAGACGTTTATGGCTCTTGGCGGGCGATGGAAGAGATGTACCGCGAAGGCAAGATCAGAGCCATTGGCGTCAGCAACTTCACGGCCGATCGCCTCGTCGATCTGATCATTCATAATGACGTAACTCCTGCTGTAAACCAGGTAGAAGTTCATCCTTTTTACCAGCAGCATGAATACGCTAAATTCATGAGAGAGCATCATGTTCAAATGGAGTCCTGGGGACCATTAGTGCAAGGAAAGCACAATGTCTTTCAGAACGATGTATTGCAGTCCATCGCAGAAAGGCATCAAAAAACGGTTGCTCAAGTGATTTTGCGATGGATGACGCAAAGGGGAGTTGTGGCGATTCCGAAATCGGTTCGCAAAGAAAGAATCATTGAAAATATCAGTATTTTCGACTTTGAGTTAACGCAAGAGGAATTTGAGAAGATTGCAACGTTGGATACGAATCAAAGTCTGTATCCACAGGCTAATCGACCGGAAACCATTCAATGGCTTGCTGACCGTAAGCTAGATCTTTAA
- a CDS encoding SDR family oxidoreductase, whose amino-acid sequence MVNTSEQVWMITGANKGIGAAIAKEALAQGFKVVAAARNTEGMEAALGTSPNLIITKLDITNEEQVHASVQAAQEKFGCIDVLVNNAGYGQLGYFEEITEEQLRQQMETNVFGTMRLTRTVLPVMRKQGSGTVMVFSSMMGLMSIPGGAVYSASKFALEGWAEGLKAELQHFGIKVMLVEPGPFRTDFTNKQTSAKFSELQIDDYSAQRDSMHDFYFAGEQFGDPDKLAKALMRVADDTNPPFRWLAGKGMVDAVIQHYQQRLTEYESWREVSDNTNFD is encoded by the coding sequence ATGGTAAACACAAGCGAACAAGTCTGGATGATTACGGGTGCCAATAAAGGCATTGGTGCGGCAATCGCGAAGGAAGCCTTGGCTCAGGGGTTCAAAGTCGTTGCCGCAGCCAGAAATACGGAGGGAATGGAAGCAGCCCTCGGCACCTCTCCGAATCTGATCATCACGAAGCTGGATATCACCAATGAAGAGCAAGTGCATGCTTCTGTTCAAGCGGCTCAAGAGAAATTCGGGTGTATCGACGTACTTGTCAACAACGCCGGATATGGTCAACTCGGTTACTTTGAGGAAATTACAGAAGAGCAACTCCGACAACAAATGGAAACCAATGTTTTCGGGACAATGAGACTGACCCGAACTGTGCTTCCGGTCATGCGCAAGCAAGGTTCGGGAACCGTCATGGTGTTCAGCTCCATGATGGGGCTGATGTCGATTCCGGGGGGGGCGGTATACAGTGCCTCCAAGTTCGCATTGGAAGGGTGGGCCGAGGGACTGAAGGCCGAGTTGCAGCATTTCGGCATTAAGGTCATGCTCGTGGAACCCGGCCCATTCCGCACGGACTTTACCAATAAACAGACGTCGGCCAAATTTTCCGAACTCCAAATCGACGACTATTCGGCCCAGAGAGATTCGATGCATGACTTCTACTTTGCAGGTGAACAATTCGGTGATCCAGATAAGCTCGCAAAGGCACTCATGAGGGTCGCAGATGATACGAATCCGCCTTTCCGCTGGCTAGCGGGCAAAGGCATGGTAGATGCTGTCATTCAGCATTATCAGCAGCGTCTGACCGAGTACGAATCCTGGCGCGAAGTGTCTGATAATACGAATTTTGATTGA
- a CDS encoding MDR family MFS transporter, with the protein MEKTKPYNTRAIMFSLLMCSFIGMFSETSLNIALSNLMHVFQISAATAQWLTTVYLLVLGILMPMSGLLLQRFTTKQLFTASLISLIVGTFAAAISVNFEMLLAARVLQAFGMGLLLPLMFHTILLIYPTERRGAAMGLVGLVIMCAPTTGPTIAGILIQYLSWHYIFWLSLPFLIIGLFVGLKNLENITEVSKPRFDLASIIMSTIGFGGIVYGFSKAGEDTGGWTHPAVIASVAVGLVALVLFIVRQIRMRDPLLNMGVFKHPMYVMSVVMVVSSMLMAMSLAIILPLFLQNGKGLTTLTTGLMLLPGSLLNGILSNRMGQLFDKFGPRRLVIPGLVIAAVTLWFFTNISLASTVAFIITLHMVMMIGLAMIWVPAQTNGLNQLPPHLYAHGTAVMNTVQQVTGAIATAVSISILSSGTERYLRHSTAPSQPAEIANAMATGSEHVFWFTLIVAVVGLVVSLFIRRVVINHAVEAKPTH; encoded by the coding sequence ATGGAGAAGACGAAACCATACAACACACGGGCGATTATGTTTTCACTGCTCATGTGCAGCTTCATCGGCATGTTCAGCGAAACATCGCTCAATATCGCCCTTAGCAACTTGATGCATGTATTTCAGATATCGGCGGCAACCGCACAATGGCTGACGACCGTATACTTGCTGGTTCTTGGTATCTTAATGCCGATGAGCGGTTTACTGCTCCAACGTTTTACGACGAAACAGCTGTTCACCGCATCGCTGATCAGCTTGATCGTAGGGACATTTGCTGCTGCCATTTCCGTCAACTTTGAAATGCTGCTGGCGGCCCGCGTGCTGCAGGCATTCGGTATGGGGCTGCTTCTACCGCTTATGTTTCATACCATCCTTCTCATCTATCCCACGGAGAGAAGAGGAGCGGCAATGGGACTTGTCGGGCTGGTGATTATGTGCGCGCCAACCACGGGGCCTACGATCGCGGGAATTTTGATTCAATATTTGTCGTGGCATTATATTTTCTGGCTGTCTCTTCCGTTTCTGATCATCGGTTTGTTCGTGGGGCTTAAAAACCTGGAGAATATTACGGAGGTTTCGAAGCCGCGGTTTGATCTGGCTTCAATCATCATGTCGACCATCGGATTCGGGGGCATCGTCTACGGCTTCAGTAAGGCCGGGGAAGATACGGGAGGCTGGACGCATCCGGCTGTAATCGCATCCGTCGCCGTCGGTCTTGTTGCTCTGGTGTTATTCATCGTCAGGCAGATCCGGATGCGCGATCCCCTCTTGAACATGGGAGTATTCAAGCATCCCATGTACGTCATGAGCGTGGTGATGGTTGTATCGAGCATGCTGATGGCCATGTCTCTGGCGATTATTCTGCCACTATTTCTGCAGAATGGCAAAGGACTCACTACGTTAACCACGGGACTTATGCTGTTGCCCGGCAGCTTGCTGAATGGGATTCTATCGAATCGCATGGGCCAATTGTTCGATAAATTCGGTCCAAGACGGCTGGTGATCCCTGGATTAGTCATTGCCGCCGTTACTCTATGGTTCTTCACGAACATATCATTAGCTTCTACTGTGGCCTTTATTATCACACTGCACATGGTCATGATGATCGGCTTGGCGATGATTTGGGTTCCCGCACAAACAAATGGCCTCAATCAATTGCCGCCGCACTTGTATGCCCATGGCACCGCGGTCATGAATACCGTGCAGCAAGTTACGGGTGCCATTGCGACAGCTGTCTCCATCAGTATTCTTTCAAGCGGCACGGAGCGCTACCTACGACATTCAACTGCTCCTTCGCAGCCTGCTGAAATCGCAAACGCTATGGCCACGGGGTCTGAACACGTATTCTGGTTCACGTTGATCGTAGCGGTGGTTGGCCTTGTGGTTTCGCTCTTTATCCGGCGAGTCGTTATCAATCATGCGGTAGAAGCAAAGCCAACTCATTGA
- a CDS encoding NAD(P)H-binding protein has product MNKVLILGANGSIARHAIERFLNDTDVELTLYLRNAGRLEKMDGSRVRVVEGDVLDKETLKHAMEGQDVVYANLDGDLERMARTIVETMNETGVMRLIFISSMGIYGEVPGQMYSPILDPYRKSAEIIEASDLTYTIIRPGWFTNKNEVEYNTHKGEPSKGGKFPAKALPTSS; this is encoded by the coding sequence GTGAACAAGGTGCTGATTTTAGGCGCTAACGGGAGTATCGCTCGCCATGCCATTGAACGCTTTTTAAATGACACGGATGTAGAGTTGACTCTTTATTTGCGGAACGCAGGTCGACTTGAGAAGATGGACGGCAGCCGCGTCCGTGTTGTGGAAGGCGATGTACTGGATAAGGAAACACTGAAACATGCGATGGAAGGTCAGGATGTGGTATATGCCAATCTGGACGGTGACTTGGAAAGAATGGCGCGTACCATTGTGGAGACGATGAATGAAACGGGCGTCATGCGGCTTATTTTCATCAGTTCTATGGGCATTTACGGGGAAGTTCCAGGACAGATGTATAGTCCCATTCTGGATCCTTATCGAAAGTCAGCGGAGATCATAGAAGCTTCTGACCTTACTTACACGATCATAAGGCCGGGATGGTTTACAAACAAAAACGAAGTGGAATACAACACGCATAAAGGAGAACCTTCAAAGGGAGGGAAGTTTCCCGCAAAAGCGTTGCCGACTTCATCGTGA
- a CDS encoding nuclear transport factor 2 family protein translates to MTHTNEQESQSRLYDRIVELEHVRALRELVDTFSILADQKDTQKQTTLFTADATVDSIVDGNVVSSLRGTDEIGTAFESFLKNFDIVYHFNGQHNVSISGNTAKGTLYCLVDLIATVDGKKINNKSGVHYEDEYVFEDGHWLIAKRTSTFAWQDRQEINT, encoded by the coding sequence ATGACTCATACAAATGAGCAGGAATCACAATCCCGACTATATGACAGAATCGTTGAACTCGAACACGTAAGAGCCTTAAGAGAGCTTGTAGACACGTTTTCAATACTGGCTGATCAGAAAGATACGCAAAAGCAGACCACGCTTTTCACCGCGGACGCAACCGTTGACTCTATTGTTGACGGTAATGTGGTCTCAAGCTTGCGGGGAACGGACGAAATCGGAACTGCATTTGAAAGCTTCTTGAAAAATTTCGATATCGTTTATCATTTCAATGGCCAGCACAACGTGTCGATCAGCGGAAATACAGCCAAAGGGACGCTTTATTGCCTGGTTGACCTTATTGCTACAGTGGACGGCAAGAAGATCAACAACAAGAGCGGCGTACACTATGAGGACGAGTATGTTTTTGAAGATGGACATTGGTTAATCGCAAAGCGAACCTCGACCTTTGCATGGCAAGACCGTCAGGAAATCAATACATGA
- a CDS encoding nuclear transport factor 2 family protein, translating to MNEDKQKILAVFQQIDAAMINKDTESLARILDDDYVLVHMTGYHQRKAEWLNQIENEQMKYFKTMPQTTTITIDGNTAVLLCDTKIDARINGFRSTWPMKIEMHFEKRGYDWIPIHSVASSN from the coding sequence ATGAATGAGGACAAGCAAAAGATCCTCGCGGTTTTTCAACAAATTGATGCTGCTATGATAAACAAAGATACGGAATCATTGGCTCGCATACTGGATGATGATTATGTACTCGTACACATGACAGGGTATCATCAACGTAAGGCAGAATGGCTTAACCAAATAGAAAATGAACAAATGAAATATTTTAAAACTATGCCTCAGACCACAACCATCACCATAGACGGCAATACCGCCGTTCTCCTGTGCGACACCAAAATTGATGCCAGAATTAATGGATTTAGAAGCACTTGGCCTATGAAGATAGAGATGCATTTTGAAAAACGGGGATATGATTGGATTCCAATACATTCGGTTGCCAGTAGTAACTAA
- a CDS encoding aldo/keto reductase, producing the protein MDYVKLGNTGMDVSRICLGCMSFGEVQPGGHQWVLNEESSRTIIKRALDLGINFFDTANIYAGGTSEEIVGRALKEYANRDEIVLATKVWGRMHQGPNSAGLSRKAIMSEIDKSLKRLGTDYVDLYIIHRWDYMTPIEETMEAMHDVVKSGKARYIGASAMYAWQFQKALHVAEKNGWTRFVSMQNHLNLIYREEEREMMPLCKDQKIAVTPYSPLASGRLIRDWSETTPRFETDVVQKAKYDATADKDRLIVERVAEVADKRSVPRSHIALAWVLQKEQVAAPIVGVTKMKQLEESVGALSVKLTSEEISFLEEPYVPHPIVGAQ; encoded by the coding sequence ATGGATTACGTTAAGCTGGGGAATACAGGCATGGATGTTTCGAGGATTTGTCTTGGCTGCATGAGCTTTGGAGAAGTACAGCCAGGGGGGCATCAATGGGTACTGAATGAGGAGAGCAGCCGCACAATTATAAAAAGAGCGCTTGACCTCGGGATCAACTTCTTCGATACCGCGAACATTTATGCCGGCGGCACCAGTGAAGAGATTGTCGGACGCGCTTTAAAGGAATATGCGAATCGCGATGAGATTGTCCTAGCGACGAAGGTCTGGGGGCGTATGCATCAGGGTCCCAATAGTGCGGGGTTATCCCGGAAGGCGATTATGAGCGAAATCGATAAAAGCCTAAAGAGACTTGGGACCGACTATGTGGATCTTTACATTATCCACCGTTGGGACTATATGACGCCCATCGAAGAAACGATGGAAGCCATGCACGATGTAGTGAAGTCAGGCAAGGCCCGCTATATCGGTGCTTCCGCCATGTATGCATGGCAATTTCAAAAGGCTTTGCACGTAGCCGAGAAGAATGGCTGGACGCGTTTTGTTTCCATGCAAAATCATCTGAATCTCATCTACCGCGAAGAAGAGAGAGAGATGATGCCGCTATGTAAGGACCAAAAAATCGCGGTAACGCCTTACAGCCCGCTTGCATCGGGTAGATTGATCCGCGATTGGTCGGAAACCACGCCTCGATTCGAAACCGATGTTGTTCAAAAAGCTAAGTACGATGCGACGGCTGATAAAGACCGGTTGATCGTTGAACGAGTGGCGGAAGTGGCTGACAAGCGAAGCGTTCCCCGCAGTCATATTGCCCTTGCCTGGGTGCTGCAGAAGGAGCAGGTAGCGGCTCCAATCGTAGGTGTAACGAAAATGAAGCAGCTTGAGGAGTCAGTGGGTGCTCTATCCGTAAAACTAACCTCGGAGGAAATTTCATTCCTGGAAGAGCCGTATGTTCCGCATCCAATAGTGGGAGCTCAGTAA